One window of the Pedobacter ginsengisoli genome contains the following:
- a CDS encoding lipocalin family protein, whose protein sequence is MKRNALLGVMLVVVTSCTQTSKQNAQGDGQYETENNKNLLIGSWVEPNPINKNEVQGVTISNDGTAKSINMATLVYKKWWKEDGKLILVAESIGNGSSSLDTTKYEIIKLTDKELELKDRALTISYKKQ, encoded by the coding sequence ATGAAGAGAAATGCCCTATTAGGTGTAATGCTGGTAGTAGTTACCTCATGTACCCAAACATCCAAGCAAAATGCACAGGGTGATGGACAATATGAAACAGAAAATAACAAGAACCTGTTAATAGGTTCATGGGTTGAGCCCAATCCCATTAACAAGAATGAAGTTCAAGGGGTTACAATTAGTAATGATGGAACAGCAAAATCCATTAATATGGCAACATTGGTCTATAAAAAATGGTGGAAAGAGGATGGTAAATTGATTTTGGTGGCTGAAAGTATTGGCAATGGTTCATCTAGTTTGGACACGACCAAATATGAAATTATCAAATTGACTGACAAAGAGTTGGAATTAAAAGATAGGGCGTTAACGATTTCTTATAAAAAACAGTAA
- a CDS encoding ATP-binding protein, with protein MITGPTGIGKSYIASALGHQACANEYKVLYWSTPKLFTRLKQAKADNSYTKEMLKIERSELLILDDFGLHPLDAPSRAMLMEIIEDRHEQMSLIITSQLPVSAWFDMIGDKTIADAILDRIVHNAHRIDAIGYDHNMVMESPLQDIRINNLLRYYFTFRLSIIITFYRTLSAKLSSFCYQPILH; from the coding sequence TTGATTACTGGCCCCACCGGCATCGGTAAAAGTTATATTGCTTCAGCTTTGGGACATCAGGCCTGTGCGAACGAGTATAAGGTGCTGTATTGGAGTACCCCTAAGTTGTTCACCAGATTGAAGCAGGCGAAGGCCGATAACAGTTATACCAAGGAGATGTTGAAAATTGAGCGATCCGAATTGCTGATCTTGGATGATTTTGGTTTGCATCCTTTGGATGCCCCCTCCAGGGCGATGCTCATGGAGATCATTGAAGACAGGCATGAGCAGATGTCGCTGATTATTACTTCTCAGTTGCCGGTAAGCGCCTGGTTTGATATGATAGGTGATAAAACGATTGCGGATGCCATCTTAGACCGGATTGTGCACAATGCCCACCGCATTGATGCCATTGGTTATGACCACAATATGGTTATGGAAAGTCCATTGCAAGATATAAGGATAAATAATCTATTGCGTTATTACTTTACATTTAGACTTTCCATAATAATCACCTTTTACCGAACTCTTTCAGCCAAGTTATCAAGTTTCTGTTATCAACCCATTCTCCATTAG
- a CDS encoding recombinase family protein, producing MLINTVGKIIYEDYSAKTFMRPEWSQLVNEIKKTKGKNLNFIIFTKWDRFSRNTMDGYNMINFLTGYGIIPIAIEQPLDLTVPEQKLMLAVYLPMPEVENDRRGLNVKYGMRRARKGGRWMGPALPGYKNKVRENGVKYIAPDGLQAKLMTWVFESIAKDIYPTEHIWALAKRQGLKCSRVSFWNAVRNPCYCGKIIVPKFGDEDMHLVAGLHEPLVSEKIFYQAQDAMDGRKRNQYVKVRAPEDLSLRGFLICHKCGRILTGSASQGRHQLYYYYHCKRPCNVRFRCDAVNHYFEGFLKNFVPRPGMAQLFRQVVCDTYDDSASFLENDRSTFIKKITDYNLRITRARELLLNDTISSDEYKQLKNEAEEGILRAEAEIKELDQKIQLDRDIYAAVDESLESLKTYPNYF from the coding sequence ATGCTTATCAATACCGTCGGAAAAATCATCTATGAAGATTATTCCGCCAAAACCTTCATGCGCCCCGAATGGAGCCAGCTGGTCAACGAGATCAAAAAAACAAAAGGCAAAAATCTCAATTTCATCATCTTCACCAAATGGGATCGGTTCAGCAGGAACACCATGGACGGATACAACATGATTAACTTTCTAACTGGCTATGGCATCATCCCCATTGCGATTGAACAGCCACTCGACTTAACAGTACCGGAACAAAAACTCATGCTGGCCGTTTACCTACCCATGCCCGAAGTCGAGAATGACCGGCGAGGACTAAATGTAAAGTATGGCATGAGAAGGGCCAGAAAAGGAGGCCGCTGGATGGGGCCAGCGCTACCAGGCTATAAAAACAAGGTCAGAGAGAATGGGGTGAAATACATCGCACCCGACGGATTACAAGCCAAACTTATGACCTGGGTATTTGAGTCCATCGCAAAAGACATCTACCCTACTGAACACATCTGGGCGCTCGCTAAACGCCAAGGATTAAAATGCAGCAGGGTCAGCTTCTGGAACGCCGTTCGCAATCCCTGCTACTGCGGTAAAATCATCGTACCTAAGTTTGGCGATGAAGACATGCATTTGGTAGCCGGATTGCATGAACCATTGGTATCAGAAAAAATATTCTATCAGGCACAGGATGCCATGGATGGCAGGAAAAGAAATCAGTATGTAAAAGTCCGGGCACCAGAAGACCTTTCACTCAGGGGCTTCCTGATCTGCCACAAATGTGGCCGCATCTTAACAGGAAGCGCTTCACAGGGCAGGCATCAACTTTATTACTACTACCATTGCAAAAGACCATGTAACGTCAGATTCAGATGTGATGCAGTCAACCATTATTTTGAAGGCTTTCTCAAAAATTTTGTCCCCAGGCCGGGTATGGCTCAACTGTTCAGGCAAGTCGTATGCGATACCTATGATGACAGTGCCAGCTTCCTTGAAAACGATAGGTCTACCTTCATTAAGAAAATCACAGATTACAACCTTAGGATCACCAGGGCACGTGAATTACTGCTCAACGACACGATCTCCTCAGATGAATATAAACAACTTAAAAACGAAGCAGAAGAAGGCATTTTGAGAGCTGAAGCTGAGATTAAAGAATTGGATCAAAAAATACAATTAGACCGGGATATCTATGCCGCAGTGGACGAATCATTAGAAAGCCTTAAAACCTATCCAAATTATTTTTAG